From the genome of Mucilaginibacter paludis DSM 18603:
TCAGCCGAACGTCTCCATCCGGGTTGTCGCTTACGGGAACCACACGCCCTTTCAGCCGACTTTTCATTCAGGTCTCCCCGGGTAATGCGCATTTACCTTCACGCTTATACCTGCCGCATATACCTATATGCCTTCCGGTTAAGTATCGGGCTTTAGAGATGATGGCCTCCTTACCCGGCATATAAGCCTATTATGCGATTCCTGTTCGTCAGGCCAGCGTTTTGCCTTCGGCTTCCTTCAGATTCCACCTCGCGATAGACACCCTTGCCGCTCGGCTAATGGTTCCCCTTAACAGGCCCATAGCGGACTTTCACCGCCAAGTAAACGCGCCCTGCCGGGCGCACCATAAAAAAAGTTGTCAACTTTGTTGACAACTTGCTTAATATTGTGGTGGCTGCTGTACAAATTTCGAACTTTTTCCTACCTCGCTATCCGAAGTTTCCAAGCTTCGGATCAATATGTCCGTAGTCTCAGACTACCGTAAACAAGAAACCCCTCAAAAATTAATCTGAAGGGTTTCTTCTGTGGTGCAGACTTTAATTATAACACACCATTTCTTTTATGATTTGAAAAGACTGGCAGATTTAGACCTGAATTGAAAGTGGTTCAATTTCGAATATTACTTGGCTTCATCAATTACCAGACAGACTAATTTCACATTCTGTAATTTGTGTTATAAATCCCGTTTACTGTGCTAATCCGTCCCCATTGGCCAGACTAAATTTGCATTGTAAATAATTCATAAACAATTTAAAATTTAGAAACGGCGGCGCCCTCTTGAGTTCCGCTAAAAACAATTAAAACACGAAAAATCATGAAAAAAGTAGCATTAATTACAGGAGCAAGTTCAGGAATGGGAAAAGCAACAGCTAACATACTGCATAGCCAGGGCTATATAGTTTACGGCGCAGCCAGACGTACTGATGAAATGAATGACTTGAAAGCAAAAGGAATGGGTGTAATCGCACTCGATTTAACAGATGACGCATCAATTGTTAAAGCAGTAAGTACTATTATTGATAAAGAAGGCAAAATCGATATTTTAGTTAATAATGCTGGCTATGGTTCTTATGGTGCTGTTGAGGATGTCCCTCTTGACGAAGCCAGAAGGCAATTTGAGGTAAACGTTTTTGGTATGGCCAGATTAACGCAACTGGTATTACCAACCATGCGTGAGCAACACTCGGGCAGGATCGTGAATATCTCATCAATGGGTGGTAAAATTTATACGCCAATGGGTGCCTGGTACCACGCCACCAAACACGCCGTTGAAGGCTGGAGCGATTGTTTGCGTTTGGAGTTGAAGGAATTTGGAATAGATGTGGTAGTGGTAGAACCGGGCATCATCAAAACTCCCTGGGGTGCAATTGCTACAGAAAATTTAAGGAAAACTTCGGGCAACGGGGCTTATGCCGGTTTAGCCAATAAAATTGCAGCCAATTTTGAGAAGATGAACTCCAGCAAACAACCAACTGACGCCGATGTATTAGGGCAAACAATTGCAAAGGCGGCTACAGACAAAAAACCAAAAACCAGGTATGTAAAAGGTTATATGGCTGCACTAACCATATTCATAAGAAAATGGTTTGGCGATAGCGTGTTTGATAAAGTAATCATGAGCCAGGTTAAGTAAATAAAAGTGTCATGAAGCAATATCACACCTCCGTTACGATCAACGGTACGCTAAACGAGGTTTGGCGGGAATTGACCAACTTTAAAAGCTACCCCGCCTGGAATCCTATTGTAGGCAAATTAGAAGGAGAATTGAAGGAGGGTAAAAAGATTTCTACTTATATTGTCCCTTTAAACAACACGTTCTATCCTGTTTTGCTACGTTATCACGAGAACCGGGAACTGCTCTGGCAGGGAGTACTGGGGGCAAAATTTTTGCTGGCTGCCAAACATTATTACCGACTAAAGGCGGTTACCGCTACCCAGACCGAATTGGAGCACGGAGAATACTTTACGGGTGTTATTGCGTATTTTTTGCCGAAAGGCTTTGTTAAAAAAATGGAACTGGCATTTGAACAACACAATATCCTTTTAAAAAGCAACATTGAAAACAGTCGATAAAATGAAGCAGGACATTCAAAATATCAGGTCGATCAGCCAGCTGCACGAGATCTTTGGCTTTGCCAAACCTACCCATCCCTTGATCAGCATTATCGATGTTTCCAAATGGGAGATCCCGGAACAATTTATCGGCGTAAAATATACGTCCAATTTGTACACAATTGGTTTAAAAGACAAAAGCTGTGGTTTGCAATACGGAAGAAACACCTATGACTTTAATGAAGGCGTATTAATATTTACCTCGCCCGATCAGGTGCAATCCGTATCAAAAGCGCAGGAATTAAATGAGATACAGGGATGGATGTTGTTCTTCCATCCCGACCTCATTCGTAATACCCCATTAGGCCAATGTGTGGAAGACTACAGTTTTTTTAATTACGAAGTGCATGAAGCTCTCCATTTATCGGATGCTGAACAAAAGACCATCACCGATTGTCAGTATATGATTCAAAATGAGCTATTGGAACGGATAGACAATCATAGCCAAACCGTGATCGCATCTTCGTTAGAATTGTTATTGAATTTGTCGAGGCGTTATTACGAAAGGCAATTCAACACCCGGTCGGCACAAAGTTCTGATGTGGTCAGCCAGTTCCATGCACTACTCAACAGCTATTTTAAAAACGGGAAATTTGCGGAAACAGGGATCCCATCCATTGAATATTTTTCGGATAAGATCCATCTTTCCGGAAATTATTTAAGCGACCTGTTAAAAAAAGAAACTGGTTATACGGTAACCGATCACGTCAATAATTTCATCATTGAAAAAGCCAAAACATTATTGCTTAGCGAAGCAGATCCTGTTAGTAATATAGCTTATAGTTTAGGTTTTAACTATCCGCATTATTTCAGTCGCTTGTTTAAAAACAAAACAGGATTAACTCCGCAGGAATACAGGAAGTTGAATTAGTTTCATGTATGCACACTTTAAACCAATAAAAAAAGCCACTTAGACTATCTAAATGGCTTCTGATTTTTAGTGTGGTACCAGCTGGGATCGAACCAGCGACACAAGGATTTTCAGTCCTTTGCTCTACCATCTGAGCTATGGTACCTCCCGATTGCGGATTGCAAAGGTAGCGTGTTTTTTTATTTATGGAAACTTTTTTTGAAATTTTTTATAAACTGTCATTTATACACCTGTTAACTAACATTTTAAATTTAAAAAAACATTTTGCTTTTCAAAGGTTTTATCTAATTTAGATCATAAATACTATGCATGCATAATGATAGCACAAATTATTTTTAGCCTTATACTTGCCCTTGCTATTGCCCTGTTCAGCAAAAACGTCCGTAAAATAAGGCGTAATATCCTGCTCGGGCACGATACCAACCGGTCGGATAACCCCGCACTTCGTTGGAAAACCATGGCCAAGGTAGCCCTGGGCCAAACCAAAATGGTTAAGCGCCCCGTTGCCGCCATGCTGCACTTTTTTATTTATGTGGGTTTCGTCATCATCAACATCGAGGTGCTCGAGATCATGCTCGATGGTATCTTCGGCTCGCACCGCGTATTCTCTCGTCCACTGGGTAGCCTGTATGGTGTGCTCATCGGCTCGTTCGAGGTATTGGCCTTGCTGGTACTGATAGCGTGCGTCGCCTTTTTATGCAGGCGGAACATCCTCAAGCTGAAACGCTTTTCGGGCGTGGAGATGACGAGCTGGCCAAAGTCCGACGCCAACTACATCCTCATCGTCGAAATCTTATTAATGACGGCCTTTTTAACCATGAACGCTGCCGATCATCAATTGCAGCTTTTAGGCTTCGGCCATTATATTCACGCAGGCAGTTTCCCGGTCAGCAATTTCCTTGCGCCTATTTTACCAACCGATGCCGCCACACTCGAACTGATAGAACGCGGCTGCTGGTGGTTCCATATTATAGGCATATTGGCTTTCTTAAACTACCTGCCTTACTCCAAGCATTTTCACATCATGCTGGCCTTCCCTAATACCTATTACTCCAACCTTAACCCCAAGGGTAAGTTCACCAATATGGCATCGGTAACTACCGAGGTAAAGGCTATGCTCGATCCCTCTTTCGTTCCTGAAAACACCGGCGAGCCGGGTCGCTTCGGGGCTAAAGACGTAACCGACCTTACCTGGAAAAACCTGATGGAGGCCTATACCTGTACCGAGTGCGGCCGCTGCACCTCGGTTTGCCCGGCCAATATTACCGGCAAACTGTTGTCGCCCCGCAAAATCATGATGGACACCCGCGACCGCATTACCGAGGTAGGCAACAACATCGACAAGCACGGCAAGGATTTTAAAGACGAAAAATCGTTATTAGACACGTACATCACCCGCGAAGAGATCTGGGCCTGCACAACCTGCAATGCCTGCGCAGAAGCCTGCCCGGTAAACATCAATCCTCTTGAGATTATAACAGAACTAAGGAGATATGTGGTCATGGAAGAATCGCAGGCTCCGGCAAGTTTAAACAACATGTTCGGCAATATCGAAAACAACAGCGCCCCCTGGAAATACTCAAACGCCGACAGGCTGAACTGGGCTAAACCTGAGTGAATGTGCAGATGAGTAAATGTGCAGGTGTGCAAATGAAGAAATGATTTTAATGTGCGAATGAGTAAATGTGCGGGTGTGCAAACAAAGAAATGATTTAATGAGCAAGTTGGTGATGTCAAGCGTGCAAATAATAAATAAGGCGTCGGTGGATTAACTTCCTTGCTGGCAAATAAAAAAATTAAAAAACAAATTCGAAATCGAAACTCGATTTCTGAAATCAATTATAGCCTAAAATGGAAAACCCGATATCCGAAATACTTCAAGTACCAACTATGGCCGAGATGGTGGCTGGCGGCAAGGAGCCCGAAATTTTATTTTGGGTAGGTTGTGCCGGTAGTTTTGACGAGCGCGCTCAAAAAATAACCCGTTCCATTTGTAAAATATTGCAACATGTGGGCATGAGCTATGCCGTATTAGGCACCGAAGAAAGCTGCACCGGCGACCCTGCTAAACGGGCCGGTAACGAGTTTTTATTCCAGATGCAGGCCATGGTTAATATCGAAACCCTAAATGGGTATAACATTAAAAAAATAGTAACCGGCTGCCCCCATTGCTTCAACACCATCAAAAATGAATACCCGGGCCTTGGCGGCACGTACGAGGTAATACACCATACGCAACTCATCCAGCAGTTAATTGATGAGGGCAAACTTAAAGCCGAAGGCGGCGAAAGCTTCAAAGGCAAAAAAATCACCTATCACGACCCATGCTACCTTGGCCGCGGCAATGGTGTTTACGAAGCCCCGCGCAAGGCGCTCGAAATATTGGATACAGAGCTGGTTGAAATGAAGCGATGCCGATCTAACGGCTTATGCTGCGGTGCAGGCGGCGGCCAGATGTTTAAAGAACCCGAAAAAGGCACGCAAGATATCAATGTTGAACGCATCCAGGAAGCTATTGATACCCAGGCGCAGGTTGTTGCTGCCGCCTGCCCCTTCTGCATGACTATGCTGCGCGATGGTGTAAAGCATTTTGAAAAAGAACAGGAAATCCAGGTACTGGATATTGCCGAAATTACCGCCAGGGCAAATGGCCTCTAAATAAAGATTGTTGTTGTTTTGTTTGATTTGATAAGTGTGCCCCTCGTCTGAGTAACGGGGGGCTTTTTTGCAGATTTCTACCTCTACTACCACAGGAAACCAATTCCGTTTCAAACTTCATGGGCGTTTCCCGCCTGACGGACGGGCCACGCTTTCCGTTACAAGTCCTCATTTCGCTCCGCTCCATTCCGGGCTCCACTGCAATCGTTAACGCGAAAAACCAATCCCCGTTATTTTACAAAACACTGCTAACCAATCGCCGTTATTACAGCATGAAAAACATCGTTTTTTTGGGTGATAGTTTAACAGCGGGTTACGGATTACAAAGCACCACTACCGAATCCCTCCCGGCGCTGATCCAACAAAAAATTAATGCAGAACAACTGGATTACCGCATCATTAACGCGGGCGTAAGCGGCGATACCTCGGCAGGCGGCCTTAACCGGCTTGATTACTGGATTAGCCAGCCGGTAGATATTTTTGTGCTTGAATTAGGTATTAACGATGTGATGCGCGGTATCCCGCCACAAACCACTTTAAAAAACCTGCAAGGCATCATCACTAAGGTAAAAACCAAATATCCCCAGGTAAAAATGGCTTTAATGGGCATGGAGATCCCGGCTTTTATGCCCATTGCTTTTGCGGCTCAATTCATGGCTATTTTCCGCCAACTGGCCACCGCCAACCAAATGGCCTTTGTCCCCTTCTTTTTAGATGGAGTTGCAGGCCAGGCCCATCTAAACCTGCGCGACCGTATACACCCCACCGCCGAAGGCTACCAAATTATTGCCGCTAAGGTTTGGCCCGTATTGCGCCAACTAATGGTTTAAAAAACGGACGGTAGCAGCCCGGGCAGCGCCCTTAAAATCCCTCCTTTTTGGCCTCCTGCTGCAAACAAGCGAACTATTAAAACAATTAATAATTGATATAAGCATGACAACAGCTATCCGCGCTTAACTTAATAATTGCTAATTTTGTATATGAACTTTTCTGAAAATTCACGCATCTGGATCTACCAGTCCAATCGCGAGCTCAATGCAGACGAAGTGTTCCGCATGGAGCACATACTCAACGATTTTACGTCCGAATGGACAGCCCACAATAACCAGCTTAAAGCAAAGGCTCAAATCCGTTATAACCGCTTTATCATTTTAACAGTCGACGAAAGCCAGGCTGGCGTTACCGGTTGCTCCATCGATAAATCGGTAACCCTGATGAAATCATTAGAACACGAGTTTCACATTAACCTGTTCGACCGGTTTAACACCGCTTACCGTACTGCCGACGGGATAGCGTCAGCATCGCGCAGCGAGTTTGAAGAACTGATTAAACAAGGGGTTGTTAACGCCGATACCATCGTATTTAACAACCTGGTGAATACCCTGAAAGACCTGGATACCAAATGGGAAGTTCCGTTTAAAAACAGCTGGCATAATCAGGTTTTCGGCGCTTTGGTTATCGCATAATTATGTTCATTATTGATCTGAACTATATCGTGCCCCTCGAAGAACTGGACCACCACATGGCTGAGCATGTTAAGTTTCTGCACAAATATTACAAAAAGGGAATATTTGTGGCTTCCGGCAGAAAAGTACCGCGCACTGGTGGCATTATCCTGGCCCTGGCCGATGATGAAGCTGCCGTAAAAAAAATAATGCTCGAAGA
Proteins encoded in this window:
- a CDS encoding (Fe-S)-binding protein; translated protein: MIAQIIFSLILALAIALFSKNVRKIRRNILLGHDTNRSDNPALRWKTMAKVALGQTKMVKRPVAAMLHFFIYVGFVIINIEVLEIMLDGIFGSHRVFSRPLGSLYGVLIGSFEVLALLVLIACVAFLCRRNILKLKRFSGVEMTSWPKSDANYILIVEILLMTAFLTMNAADHQLQLLGFGHYIHAGSFPVSNFLAPILPTDAATLELIERGCWWFHIIGILAFLNYLPYSKHFHIMLAFPNTYYSNLNPKGKFTNMASVTTEVKAMLDPSFVPENTGEPGRFGAKDVTDLTWKNLMEAYTCTECGRCTSVCPANITGKLLSPRKIMMDTRDRITEVGNNIDKHGKDFKDEKSLLDTYITREEIWACTTCNACAEACPVNINPLEIITELRRYVVMEESQAPASLNNMFGNIENNSAPWKYSNADRLNWAKPE
- a CDS encoding arylesterase, coding for MKNIVFLGDSLTAGYGLQSTTTESLPALIQQKINAEQLDYRIINAGVSGDTSAGGLNRLDYWISQPVDIFVLELGINDVMRGIPPQTTLKNLQGIITKVKTKYPQVKMALMGMEIPAFMPIAFAAQFMAIFRQLATANQMAFVPFFLDGVAGQAHLNLRDRIHPTAEGYQIIAAKVWPVLRQLMV
- a CDS encoding YciI family protein; this encodes MFIIDLNYIVPLEELDHHMAEHVKFLHKYYKKGIFVASGRKVPRTGGIILALADDEAAVKKIMLEDPFTRHELAEYTLTHFLTSQYHPDLQTLLGQ
- a CDS encoding SRPBCC domain-containing protein, translated to MKQYHTSVTINGTLNEVWRELTNFKSYPAWNPIVGKLEGELKEGKKISTYIVPLNNTFYPVLLRYHENRELLWQGVLGAKFLLAAKHYYRLKAVTATQTELEHGEYFTGVIAYFLPKGFVKKMELAFEQHNILLKSNIENSR
- a CDS encoding helix-turn-helix domain-containing protein — translated: MKQDIQNIRSISQLHEIFGFAKPTHPLISIIDVSKWEIPEQFIGVKYTSNLYTIGLKDKSCGLQYGRNTYDFNEGVLIFTSPDQVQSVSKAQELNEIQGWMLFFHPDLIRNTPLGQCVEDYSFFNYEVHEALHLSDAEQKTITDCQYMIQNELLERIDNHSQTVIASSLELLLNLSRRYYERQFNTRSAQSSDVVSQFHALLNSYFKNGKFAETGIPSIEYFSDKIHLSGNYLSDLLKKETGYTVTDHVNNFIIEKAKTLLLSEADPVSNIAYSLGFNYPHYFSRLFKNKTGLTPQEYRKLN
- a CDS encoding (Fe-S)-binding protein — translated: MENPISEILQVPTMAEMVAGGKEPEILFWVGCAGSFDERAQKITRSICKILQHVGMSYAVLGTEESCTGDPAKRAGNEFLFQMQAMVNIETLNGYNIKKIVTGCPHCFNTIKNEYPGLGGTYEVIHHTQLIQQLIDEGKLKAEGGESFKGKKITYHDPCYLGRGNGVYEAPRKALEILDTELVEMKRCRSNGLCCGAGGGQMFKEPEKGTQDINVERIQEAIDTQAQVVAAACPFCMTMLRDGVKHFEKEQEIQVLDIAEITARANGL
- a CDS encoding oxidoreductase; the encoded protein is MKKVALITGASSGMGKATANILHSQGYIVYGAARRTDEMNDLKAKGMGVIALDLTDDASIVKAVSTIIDKEGKIDILVNNAGYGSYGAVEDVPLDEARRQFEVNVFGMARLTQLVLPTMREQHSGRIVNISSMGGKIYTPMGAWYHATKHAVEGWSDCLRLELKEFGIDVVVVEPGIIKTPWGAIATENLRKTSGNGAYAGLANKIAANFEKMNSSKQPTDADVLGQTIAKAATDKKPKTRYVKGYMAALTIFIRKWFGDSVFDKVIMSQVK